A single region of the Gorilla gorilla gorilla isolate KB3781 chromosome 1, NHGRI_mGorGor1-v2.1_pri, whole genome shotgun sequence genome encodes:
- the HAO2 gene encoding 2-Hydroxyacid oxidase 2 isoform X2: MSLVCLTDFQDHAREQLSKSTRDFIEGGADDSITRDDNIAAFKRIRLRPRYLRDVSEVDTRTTIQGEEISAPICIAPTGFHCLVWPDGEMSTARAAQAAGICYITSTFASCSLEDIVIAAPEGLRWFQLYVHPDLQLNKQLIQRVESLGFKALVITLDTPVCGNRRHDIRNQLRRNLTLTDLQSPKKGNAIPYFQMTPISTSLCWNDLSWFQSITRLPIILKGILTKEDAELAVKHNVQGIIVSNHGGRQLDEVLASIDALTEVVAAVKGKIEVYLDGGVRTGNDVLKALALGAKCIFLGRPILWGLACKGEDGVKEVLNILTNEFHTSMALTGCRSVAEINRNLVQFSRL, encoded by the exons ATGTCCCTGGTGTGTTTGACAGACTTTCAGGACCATGCGCGAGAGCAGCTGTCTAAGTCAACTCGGGATTTTATTGAAGGTGGAGCAGATGACAGCATCACGCGGGATGACAACATTGCAGCATTTAAAAG AATTCGCCTCCGTCCCCGGTACCTGAGAGATGTGTCTGAGGTGGACACCAGAACCACAATCCAAGGGGAGGAGATCAGTGCCCCTATTTGTATCGCACCCACAGGGTTCCACTGCCTTGTCTGGCCTGATGGGGAAATGAGCACAGCAAGAG CTGCCCAAGCGGCTGGTATCTGCTACATCACCAGCACATTTGCCAGCTGTAGCCTTGAAGACATTGTCATTGCAGCTCCCGAAGGCCTCCGATGGTTCCAACTCTATGTGCATCCAGACCTGCAGCTGAACAAACAGTTGATCCAGAGGGTAGAATCCCTAGGTTTCAAAGCTTTGGTAATAACTTTGGATACACCTGTATGTGGCAACAGGCGACATGACATTCGAAACCAGTTGAGGAGGAACTTAACACTAACAGATCTTCAATCACCTAAAAAG GGAAATGCAATACCTTATTTCCAGATGACTCCTATCAGCACTTCTCTCTGCTGGAATGATCTCTCCTGGTTTCAGAGCATAACTCGATTGCCCATCATCCTGAAAGGGATTTTGACAAAAGAGGATGCAGAGTTAGCTGTGAAGCACAATGTCCAGGGTATCATTGTTTCCAACCATGGTGGGAGGCAGCTTGATGAGGTTCTCGCTTCA ATTGATGCTTTGACAGAAGTGGTGGCTGCTGTAAAGGGGAAAATTGAAGTCTACCTGGATGGCGGGGTCCGAACTGGCAATGATGTGCTGAAGGCTCTGGCCCTTGGAGCTAAGTGCATTTTTCTTGGGAGACCAATCCTATGGGGCCTTGCCTGCAAG GGTGAAGATGGTGTTAAGGAAgttttgaacattttaacaaatgaGTTCCACACTTCCATGGCCCTTACAG GCTGCCGGTCGGTTGCTGAGATCAATCGAAACTTGGTCCAGTTTTCCAGGCTGTAA
- the HAO2 gene encoding 2-Hydroxyacid oxidase 2 isoform X1, with protein sequence MEDKMGSETEGPEMSLVCLTDFQDHAREQLSKSTRDFIEGGADDSITRDDNIAAFKRIRLRPRYLRDVSEVDTRTTIQGEEISAPICIAPTGFHCLVWPDGEMSTARAAQAAGICYITSTFASCSLEDIVIAAPEGLRWFQLYVHPDLQLNKQLIQRVESLGFKALVITLDTPVCGNRRHDIRNQLRRNLTLTDLQSPKKGNAIPYFQMTPISTSLCWNDLSWFQSITRLPIILKGILTKEDAELAVKHNVQGIIVSNHGGRQLDEVLASIDALTEVVAAVKGKIEVYLDGGVRTGNDVLKALALGAKCIFLGRPILWGLACKGEDGVKEVLNILTNEFHTSMALTGCRSVAEINRNLVQFSRL encoded by the exons ATGGAAGACAAGATGGGGAGTGAAACTGAAG GTCCAGAAATGTCCCTGGTGTGTTTGACAGACTTTCAGGACCATGCGCGAGAGCAGCTGTCTAAGTCAACTCGGGATTTTATTGAAGGTGGAGCAGATGACAGCATCACGCGGGATGACAACATTGCAGCATTTAAAAG AATTCGCCTCCGTCCCCGGTACCTGAGAGATGTGTCTGAGGTGGACACCAGAACCACAATCCAAGGGGAGGAGATCAGTGCCCCTATTTGTATCGCACCCACAGGGTTCCACTGCCTTGTCTGGCCTGATGGGGAAATGAGCACAGCAAGAG CTGCCCAAGCGGCTGGTATCTGCTACATCACCAGCACATTTGCCAGCTGTAGCCTTGAAGACATTGTCATTGCAGCTCCCGAAGGCCTCCGATGGTTCCAACTCTATGTGCATCCAGACCTGCAGCTGAACAAACAGTTGATCCAGAGGGTAGAATCCCTAGGTTTCAAAGCTTTGGTAATAACTTTGGATACACCTGTATGTGGCAACAGGCGACATGACATTCGAAACCAGTTGAGGAGGAACTTAACACTAACAGATCTTCAATCACCTAAAAAG GGAAATGCAATACCTTATTTCCAGATGACTCCTATCAGCACTTCTCTCTGCTGGAATGATCTCTCCTGGTTTCAGAGCATAACTCGATTGCCCATCATCCTGAAAGGGATTTTGACAAAAGAGGATGCAGAGTTAGCTGTGAAGCACAATGTCCAGGGTATCATTGTTTCCAACCATGGTGGGAGGCAGCTTGATGAGGTTCTCGCTTCA ATTGATGCTTTGACAGAAGTGGTGGCTGCTGTAAAGGGGAAAATTGAAGTCTACCTGGATGGCGGGGTCCGAACTGGCAATGATGTGCTGAAGGCTCTGGCCCTTGGAGCTAAGTGCATTTTTCTTGGGAGACCAATCCTATGGGGCCTTGCCTGCAAG GGTGAAGATGGTGTTAAGGAAgttttgaacattttaacaaatgaGTTCCACACTTCCATGGCCCTTACAG GCTGCCGGTCGGTTGCTGAGATCAATCGAAACTTGGTCCAGTTTTCCAGGCTGTAA
- the HAO2 gene encoding 2-Hydroxyacid oxidase 2 isoform X3, whose amino-acid sequence MEDKMGSETEGPEMSLVCLTDFQDHAREQLSKSTRDFIEGGADDSITRDDNIAAFKRIRLRPRYLRDVSEVDTRTTIQGEEISAPICIAPTGFHCLVWPDGEMSTARAPEGLRWFQLYVHPDLQLNKQLIQRVESLGFKALVITLDTPVCGNRRHDIRNQLRRNLTLTDLQSPKKGNAIPYFQMTPISTSLCWNDLSWFQSITRLPIILKGILTKEDAELAVKHNVQGIIVSNHGGRQLDEVLASIDALTEVVAAVKGKIEVYLDGGVRTGNDVLKALALGAKCIFLGRPILWGLACKGEDGVKEVLNILTNEFHTSMALTGCRSVAEINRNLVQFSRL is encoded by the exons ATGGAAGACAAGATGGGGAGTGAAACTGAAG GTCCAGAAATGTCCCTGGTGTGTTTGACAGACTTTCAGGACCATGCGCGAGAGCAGCTGTCTAAGTCAACTCGGGATTTTATTGAAGGTGGAGCAGATGACAGCATCACGCGGGATGACAACATTGCAGCATTTAAAAG AATTCGCCTCCGTCCCCGGTACCTGAGAGATGTGTCTGAGGTGGACACCAGAACCACAATCCAAGGGGAGGAGATCAGTGCCCCTATTTGTATCGCACCCACAGGGTTCCACTGCCTTGTCTGGCCTGATGGGGAAATGAGCACAGCAAGAG CTCCCGAAGGCCTCCGATGGTTCCAACTCTATGTGCATCCAGACCTGCAGCTGAACAAACAGTTGATCCAGAGGGTAGAATCCCTAGGTTTCAAAGCTTTGGTAATAACTTTGGATACACCTGTATGTGGCAACAGGCGACATGACATTCGAAACCAGTTGAGGAGGAACTTAACACTAACAGATCTTCAATCACCTAAAAAG GGAAATGCAATACCTTATTTCCAGATGACTCCTATCAGCACTTCTCTCTGCTGGAATGATCTCTCCTGGTTTCAGAGCATAACTCGATTGCCCATCATCCTGAAAGGGATTTTGACAAAAGAGGATGCAGAGTTAGCTGTGAAGCACAATGTCCAGGGTATCATTGTTTCCAACCATGGTGGGAGGCAGCTTGATGAGGTTCTCGCTTCA ATTGATGCTTTGACAGAAGTGGTGGCTGCTGTAAAGGGGAAAATTGAAGTCTACCTGGATGGCGGGGTCCGAACTGGCAATGATGTGCTGAAGGCTCTGGCCCTTGGAGCTAAGTGCATTTTTCTTGGGAGACCAATCCTATGGGGCCTTGCCTGCAAG GGTGAAGATGGTGTTAAGGAAgttttgaacattttaacaaatgaGTTCCACACTTCCATGGCCCTTACAG GCTGCCGGTCGGTTGCTGAGATCAATCGAAACTTGGTCCAGTTTTCCAGGCTGTAA